A genomic segment from Micromonospora echinaurantiaca encodes:
- a CDS encoding ribonuclease J, which translates to MTEAHITAELPPPLPEGGLRIIPLGGLGAIGRNMTVFEYDGKLLVVDCGVLFPDVEQPGVDLILPDFGPILDRLDDVQAIVLTHGHEDHIGAVPYLLAHKPDIPLVGSQFTLALVEAKLAERRIQPYTLTVREGGRERLGPFECEFFAVNHSIPDALAVAIRTPAGLVLHTGDFKMDQLPLDGRITDLAGFARLGAEGVDLLLSDSTNAEIPGFVTPEREIGPVLDSIFAKATGRIIVASFASHVHRVQQVFDSAAEHGRKVALIGRSMVRNMGIARDLGLLNIPAGLVIGIEEATTLPPEQIVLMSTGSQGEPMSALGRMASGDHRHITIAPGDTVVLASSLVPGNETSVYRVINRLARAGAVVVHKDVAKVHVSGHAPAGELLYLLNVVRPSNLMPVHGEWRHLRAHARLGIESGVAPDRVVLCEDGDVVDLVEGRASLVGHVKSRYVYVDGLAVGDVSESLLTERRILGDGGFIATTVVVDSVTGKVVGGPTVSAKGFSEDPGAFNPVIPLVTEALNRAAADGITDPHQLQQIVRRTVGRWVNDAYRRRPMIVPTVVEV; encoded by the coding sequence GTGACCGAGGCGCACATCACGGCGGAGCTCCCCCCGCCGCTGCCGGAGGGTGGACTGCGGATCATTCCGCTCGGCGGGCTCGGCGCCATCGGCCGTAACATGACCGTCTTCGAGTACGACGGCAAGCTGCTCGTCGTCGACTGCGGGGTGCTCTTCCCGGACGTGGAGCAGCCCGGCGTCGACCTGATCCTGCCCGACTTCGGCCCCATCCTGGACCGGCTCGACGACGTGCAGGCGATCGTGCTCACCCACGGTCACGAGGACCACATCGGCGCGGTGCCCTACCTGCTCGCCCACAAGCCGGACATCCCGCTGGTCGGCTCGCAGTTCACCCTCGCCCTGGTCGAGGCCAAGCTCGCCGAGCGGCGGATCCAGCCGTACACGCTGACCGTGCGGGAGGGCGGCCGGGAGCGGCTCGGCCCGTTCGAGTGCGAGTTCTTCGCGGTCAACCACTCGATCCCGGACGCGCTCGCGGTGGCCATCCGCACCCCGGCCGGCCTGGTGCTGCACACCGGCGACTTCAAGATGGACCAGCTCCCGCTGGACGGCCGGATCACCGACCTGGCCGGGTTCGCCCGGCTCGGCGCCGAGGGCGTGGACCTGCTGCTCTCCGACTCCACCAACGCGGAGATCCCCGGCTTCGTCACTCCGGAGCGGGAGATCGGGCCGGTGCTCGACTCGATCTTCGCGAAGGCCACCGGCCGGATCATCGTGGCCTCGTTCGCCTCGCACGTGCACCGGGTGCAGCAGGTCTTCGACTCCGCCGCCGAGCACGGCCGCAAGGTCGCGCTGATCGGCCGGTCCATGGTCCGCAACATGGGCATCGCCCGTGACCTGGGGCTGCTCAACATCCCGGCCGGCCTGGTCATCGGCATCGAGGAGGCGACCACGCTGCCGCCGGAGCAGATCGTGCTGATGTCCACCGGCTCGCAGGGCGAGCCGATGAGCGCGCTGGGCCGGATGGCCAGCGGCGACCACCGGCACATCACCATCGCCCCCGGCGATACCGTGGTGCTCGCGTCCTCGCTGGTGCCCGGCAACGAGACCTCGGTCTACCGCGTGATCAACCGGCTGGCCCGGGCCGGCGCGGTGGTGGTGCACAAGGACGTGGCCAAGGTGCACGTCTCCGGTCACGCGCCCGCTGGCGAGCTGCTCTACCTGCTCAACGTGGTGCGGCCGAGCAACCTGATGCCGGTGCACGGCGAGTGGCGGCACCTGCGCGCGCACGCCCGGCTCGGCATCGAGTCCGGGGTGGCGCCGGACCGGGTGGTGCTCTGCGAGGACGGCGACGTGGTCGACCTGGTCGAGGGGCGGGCCAGCCTGGTCGGGCACGTGAAGAGCCGCTACGTCTACGTCGACGGCCTGGCCGTCGGCGACGTCAGCGAGTCGCTGCTCACCGAGCGGCGGATCCTCGGCGACGGCGGCTTCATCGCCACCACCGTGGTGGTCGACTCGGTCACCGGCAAGGTGGTCGGCGGCCCGACCGTCTCGGCGAAGGGCTTCTCCGAGGACCCGGGGGCGTTCAACCCGGTGATCCCGCTGGTCACCGAGGCGCTGAACCGGGCCGCGGCGGACGGCATCACCGACCCGCACCAGCTCCAGCAGATCGTCCGGCGCACCGTGGGGCGCTGGGTCAACGACGCGTACCGCCGGCGGCCGATGATCGTGCCGACGGTCGTCGAGGTCTGA
- the dapA gene encoding 4-hydroxy-tetrahydrodipicolinate synthase has protein sequence MTHDHPDTPARAVSRPFGRVLTAMVTPFTADGSLDLDGAARLANHLVDEQGNDALVVNGTTGESPTTTDAEKERLIRVVVETVGDRATVVAGVGTNDTRHTIELAAAAEKAGANGLLVVTPYYNKPPQSGLLRHFTAVADATGLPVMLYDIPHRAGVPIATETMVRLAEHTRIVAVKDAKGDLTATSWVTSRTSLAFYSGEDSLTLPALSVGAVGVVGTSTHFTGALTKRMIEAYDAGDTGTALELHRRLLPLYTGIFRTQGVILVKAGLAAQGLPAGPVRPPLVDATDDELAQLRADCAAAGLALPE, from the coding sequence ATGACGCACGACCACCCTGACACCCCCGCCCGGGCGGTGTCCCGCCCGTTCGGGCGAGTGCTCACGGCCATGGTGACCCCGTTCACCGCCGACGGCTCGCTCGACCTCGACGGCGCCGCTCGGCTGGCGAACCACCTGGTCGACGAGCAGGGCAACGACGCGCTGGTGGTCAACGGCACCACCGGCGAGTCGCCGACCACCACCGACGCGGAGAAGGAGCGCCTGATCCGGGTGGTGGTGGAGACGGTCGGCGACCGGGCCACGGTGGTGGCCGGGGTGGGCACCAACGACACCCGGCACACCATCGAGTTGGCCGCCGCCGCCGAGAAGGCCGGCGCGAACGGCCTGCTGGTGGTCACCCCGTACTACAACAAGCCGCCGCAGAGCGGCCTGCTGCGCCACTTCACCGCGGTCGCGGACGCCACCGGTCTGCCGGTGATGCTCTACGACATCCCGCACCGGGCCGGCGTGCCGATCGCCACCGAGACGATGGTCCGCCTCGCCGAGCACACCCGGATCGTGGCGGTCAAGGACGCCAAGGGCGACCTCACCGCGACCAGCTGGGTGACCAGCCGCACCAGCCTCGCCTTCTACAGCGGCGAGGACTCGCTGACCCTGCCCGCGCTCTCGGTGGGCGCCGTCGGCGTGGTCGGCACCTCGACCCACTTCACCGGCGCGCTGACCAAGCGGATGATCGAGGCGTACGACGCGGGGGACACCGGCACCGCGCTGGAGCTGCACCGGCGGCTGCTGCCGCTGTACACCGGCATCTTCCGTACCCAGGGCGTGATCCTGGTGAAGGCCGGCCTCGCGGCCCAGGGCCTGCCGGCCGGCCCGGTCCGCCCGCCGCTGGTGGACGCCACCGACGACGAACTGGCCCAGCTGCGCGCGGACTGCGCGGCGGCGGGCCTGGCACTCCCCGAATGA
- the thyX gene encoding FAD-dependent thymidylate synthase gives MVQPQVKLIAWTHFEAPDEVPWSTDAEGGQALAEFAGRACYQSWKKPNPATATNAGYLAHILEVGHLSVLEHGSVSFYFTGVSRSFTHELIRHRHFSYSQLSQRYVPERDAAMVEPAVIADDPELHKKFVEAAEASVRAYNELLEGLERRFADVENATLRRKQARQAARAVLPNSTETRIVVTGNYRAWRHFIAMRATEHADVEIRELAVECLRQLQRVAPNVFADFVISTLPDGTEVAASPHAELS, from the coding sequence ATGGTGCAGCCGCAGGTGAAGTTGATCGCGTGGACCCACTTCGAGGCGCCGGACGAGGTGCCGTGGTCGACCGACGCCGAGGGCGGCCAGGCGCTCGCCGAGTTCGCCGGTCGGGCCTGCTACCAGAGCTGGAAGAAGCCCAACCCGGCCACCGCCACCAACGCCGGCTACCTGGCGCACATCCTGGAGGTCGGGCACCTGTCGGTGCTGGAGCACGGCTCGGTGAGCTTCTACTTCACCGGGGTGTCCCGGTCGTTCACCCACGAGCTGATCCGGCACCGGCACTTCTCGTACTCCCAGCTCTCCCAGCGGTACGTGCCGGAGCGGGACGCGGCCATGGTCGAGCCGGCTGTGATCGCCGACGACCCGGAGCTGCACAAGAAGTTCGTCGAGGCCGCCGAGGCCAGCGTGCGGGCGTACAACGAGTTGCTGGAGGGGCTGGAGCGACGCTTCGCCGACGTGGAGAACGCCACCCTGCGGCGCAAGCAGGCCCGGCAGGCCGCCCGCGCGGTGCTGCCCAACTCCACCGAGACCCGGATCGTGGTCACCGGCAACTACCGCGCCTGGCGGCACTTCATCGCCATGCGGGCCACCGAGCACGCCGACGTGGAGATCCGCGAGCTGGCCGTGGAGTGCCTGCGCCAGCTGCAGCGGGTCGCCCCGAACGTCTTCGCCGACTTCGTCATCTCGACCCTGCCGGACGGCACCGAGGTGGCGGCCAGCCCGCACGCCGAGCTCTCCTGA
- a CDS encoding DUF2752 domain-containing protein, whose product MTSVDGPVGQPQSPTSASDDPAWPAGQVPPYPVAEPDRLTRFVTRLYERSPRWVVPLAAVGCVAAAIGYTLISDPTRSAPDAAPTCLLKLTTGLDCPGCGGTRAAWYLLHADLPAAARHHFLFVFALPFLAYLFVAWAGRQAFGWRLPELRISPKVIAGFLGAWLAFSVVRNLPWAPFTSLYV is encoded by the coding sequence GTGACGAGCGTTGACGGACCGGTCGGCCAACCGCAGTCGCCGACCAGCGCGTCGGACGACCCGGCGTGGCCCGCGGGTCAGGTGCCGCCCTACCCGGTCGCCGAGCCCGATCGGCTCACCCGGTTCGTGACCCGGCTCTACGAGCGCTCGCCGCGCTGGGTCGTGCCGCTGGCCGCGGTCGGCTGCGTCGCCGCCGCCATCGGCTACACGCTGATCAGCGACCCGACCCGGTCGGCGCCGGACGCCGCGCCGACCTGCCTGCTGAAGCTGACCACCGGGCTGGACTGCCCCGGCTGCGGCGGCACCCGCGCGGCCTGGTACCTGCTGCACGCCGACCTGCCGGCCGCCGCCCGGCACCACTTCCTGTTCGTCTTCGCGCTGCCCTTCCTGGCGTACCTCTTCGTCGCCTGGGCCGGCCGGCAGGCGTTCGGCTGGCGGTTGCCGGAGCTGCGGATCAGCCCCAAGGTGATCGCCGGTTTCCTCGGCGCCTGGCTGGCCTTCTCGGTGGTCCGCAACCTGCCCTGGGCCCCGTTCACCTCGCTCTACGTCTGA
- a CDS encoding winged helix-turn-helix domain-containing protein, with protein MTAPESLSLAQARRVALAAQGFADPAPTGVPTRRHLRRVLDRVGLIQMDSVNVLQRAHYLPLYSRLGPYPTTLLDTAAYRRPRELFEYWGHEASLVPVGLHAALRWRMDRAHSESWGGMRRIVQEQPELVAWVRDEVAARGPLTAAEIEHDGPRETGNWGWNWSAVKRALEFLFWAGEVTAAERTTSFARRYDLPERVLPAAALDAPTPTDAEAYRTLVAIAARSLGVAAEPELRDYFRLPLAGARQAIAELVEAGELLPVTVAGWRQPAWLHAQARLPRWVRGNTLVSPFDPLVWERARTERLFDFSYRIEIYVPAPQRVYGYYVLPFLQGDRFTARVDLKADRKARVLQVPAAWAEPGAEPGETALALAAELYRLAGWLGLDAVAPPAAGDLAGPLAAALVGVAGVR; from the coding sequence GCTCTCGCTCGCCCAGGCCCGCCGGGTGGCGCTCGCCGCCCAGGGCTTCGCCGACCCGGCACCCACCGGGGTGCCCACCCGCCGGCACCTGCGCCGGGTGCTCGACCGGGTCGGGCTGATCCAGATGGACTCGGTCAACGTGCTGCAACGCGCGCACTACCTGCCGCTCTACAGCCGGCTCGGGCCCTACCCGACCACGCTGCTCGACACCGCCGCCTACCGCCGGCCCAGGGAGCTGTTCGAGTACTGGGGGCACGAGGCGTCGCTGGTGCCGGTCGGGCTGCACGCGGCGCTGCGTTGGCGGATGGACCGGGCGCACAGCGAGTCCTGGGGCGGCATGCGGCGGATCGTCCAGGAGCAGCCCGAGCTGGTCGCCTGGGTACGCGACGAGGTCGCCGCCCGGGGCCCGCTGACCGCGGCCGAGATCGAGCACGACGGCCCCCGGGAGACCGGCAACTGGGGGTGGAACTGGTCGGCGGTGAAACGCGCCCTGGAGTTCCTGTTCTGGGCCGGCGAGGTGACCGCCGCCGAGCGCACCACCTCCTTCGCCCGCCGCTACGACCTGCCCGAACGGGTGCTGCCCGCGGCCGCGCTCGACGCGCCGACACCGACCGACGCCGAGGCGTACCGCACGCTGGTGGCGATCGCCGCCCGGTCGCTCGGGGTGGCCGCCGAGCCGGAGCTGCGCGACTACTTCCGCCTCCCGCTGGCCGGTGCCCGGCAGGCGATCGCCGAGCTGGTCGAGGCCGGCGAGCTGCTGCCGGTCACGGTGGCGGGTTGGCGGCAGCCGGCCTGGTTGCACGCGCAGGCCCGGCTGCCCCGGTGGGTACGCGGCAACACCCTGGTCAGCCCGTTCGACCCGCTGGTCTGGGAACGCGCCCGCACCGAGCGGCTCTTCGACTTCAGCTACCGGATCGAGATCTACGTTCCGGCGCCGCAGCGGGTGTACGGCTACTACGTGCTGCCGTTCCTGCAGGGCGACCGGTTCACCGCGCGGGTCGACCTGAAGGCCGACCGCAAGGCCCGGGTGCTGCAGGTGCCGGCCGCCTGGGCGGAACCGGGCGCCGAGCCGGGCGAGACCGCGCTGGCGCTCGCCGCCGAGCTCTACCGGCTCGCCGGCTGGCTCGGCCTGGACGCGGTGGCCCCGCCGGCCGCCGGTGACCTGGCCGGCCCGCTGGCCGCCGCGCTGGTGGGCGTCGCCGGTGTACGGTGA